The DNA window CCGGCATGCAGGAAGCAGCCAATCCCCAGGTGCTGCTGCTGGGCGAAGTGCACGACAATGCCCAGGGCCACAAGCTGCGTTTCGAGGAATTGAAGAAGCGGGTCGATGCCGGCTGGCACCCCGTGGTCGCGATGGAACAGTTCGACCACGAAGACCAGCCGTTGCTGGACGAGGCGCAAAAGGGCTGCGTCGATGCCGGTTGCGTGATCCGCGTGATGAAGAAGAAGGGCTGGGACTGGCAGCAGTACTACCCGGTGATCCAGCTGGCCCTCGACAAGCACCTGCCGATCGTGGCCGTGAACCTGTCGCGCGCGAACGCTTCGAAAGTGGTGCGCGATGGCGTGGCATCGAGCTTCGACGCGAAGACGATAGCCGACTACCGGCTCAATGAACCGATCTCGGCCGACTGGCGCAAGGCGCAGGAAAACGAAATCCGCACCGGCCACTGCAATATGCTGCCGGACATGATGATCCCCGGCATGGTCGACGCCCAGATGGCGCGCGACATCTGGATGGCCAGGCTGATTCGCGACCAGCAGCCGCGCGATGTCGTGCTCATCGCCGGCAACGGCCACGTGCGCAAGGATATCGGCGTGCCGCGCTGGCTGAACACCGTCGGCGCCAAGCTGACCGTGAAGGCGATCGGCTATGTCGAAGGCAGTGGCCAGAAGGAGTTGTTCGACGAGGTGCGGAACATCCCGGCGCAGAAGCGCGCCGATCCCTGCGCGAAGTTCAAGAAATAATGTTTCCGAAAACCGGGGTCAGACCCCGGTATCAGGAAATATTTCCAAAGATCGGGGTCAGACCCCGGTTTCAGGCAACAAAAAAGGGCGCATGGGAGAGGGTGCTGACCTGCATGTCATCACCCGCTGCGCAGGCGAGGAGCAGCACTCCTCGAAACCCCTGCTCCGCCCCTTTTCTATCAGTCCTTGTACATCGGTCCGTCGAAGATGAACTTGCCGCCGTGGTAGTTGAACGTGGCGTCGTCCGCTGGCGGGTATTCGCCGGTTTCCGGCACGTCGGCGCGGAACTGCTCGGACGAATCCTTCGGCTGGAAGCCCAGGTGGGCGGCCTTGCGGTTGTCCCACCACTGGCGCTTGTTGTTCGACGCGCCGAACAGGATCGTGTGGCCCACGCGCGGGGTCAGCAGCGATACGCGCAGTGCTTCCACCAGGTCGTCATAGGACAGGTACGTGCACATCATGCGTGGGTTGTTCACCGACGGGAACGACGAACCGATGCGCAGGCACACGGTCTCGATGCCGGCGCGGTCGAAGTAGTAGCGCGACAGCTGCTCGCCGAAGACCTTCGAGATGCCGTACATGCTGTCCGGGCGCGGCGGGTCGTCCGCGTCGATCACCTGGGTTTGCGGGTAGAAACCGATCGCATGGTTCGACGAGGCGAACACGATGCGCTTCACGCCGTGGCGATGCGCCGCCTCGTAGATGTTGTACGTGCCCTGGATGTTGGCGAACATGATGTTCTCGAACGTGTTCTCGGTCGAGATGCCGCCGAAATGCAGGATGGCGTCGACACCTTCGACCATCTTCAGCACGGCGGCCTTGTCGGCCAGGTCGGCCTGGAAGATCTCTTCGCCTTCGCCGGCTTCGCCCATGTCGCCGATGTCGGACAGGCGCACCACGTCCGCCCACGGCTTGATCCGCTCGCGCAGCACTTTACCGAGGCCGCCGGCCGCGCCGGTCAGCAACAGGCGCTTGAAAGGTTTTTTCGTCGTCATTGTCGTCTCTTGAGTCTTGTACGAAGGTTCGGGAGG is part of the Pseudoduganella lutea genome and encodes:
- a CDS encoding ChaN family lipoprotein, with translation MKHFPFVAVLASALLAGCGIVKKDSAAGRITGMQEAANPQVLLLGEVHDNAQGHKLRFEELKKRVDAGWHPVVAMEQFDHEDQPLLDEAQKGCVDAGCVIRVMKKKGWDWQQYYPVIQLALDKHLPIVAVNLSRANASKVVRDGVASSFDAKTIADYRLNEPISADWRKAQENEIRTGHCNMLPDMMIPGMVDAQMARDIWMARLIRDQQPRDVVLIAGNGHVRKDIGVPRWLNTVGAKLTVKAIGYVEGSGQKELFDEVRNIPAQKRADPCAKFKK
- a CDS encoding NAD-dependent epimerase/dehydratase family protein, producing MTTKKPFKRLLLTGAAGGLGKVLRERIKPWADVVRLSDIGDMGEAGEGEEIFQADLADKAAVLKMVEGVDAILHFGGISTENTFENIMFANIQGTYNIYEAAHRHGVKRIVFASSNHAIGFYPQTQVIDADDPPRPDSMYGISKVFGEQLSRYYFDRAGIETVCLRIGSSFPSVNNPRMMCTYLSYDDLVEALRVSLLTPRVGHTILFGASNNKRQWWDNRKAAHLGFQPKDSSEQFRADVPETGEYPPADDATFNYHGGKFIFDGPMYKD